The window AGGACTCCTCCCCCCTTAGCCGGCTGTGCTTGCTCGCTTACTTGTCGCACCGGCGTCATAATTGGAACATCTTTTTAAAGCCGTAAAAGTACAGCGCTCTACAGTTTGCAGTGCTCCATGTGCATATAAATAAATGGGGGATGTTCCaaaagactgtgtgtgtgtgtgtacatatgaacacacacatataagggGTATTCAATCCTAGTAAGTTTCAAACTTTTTCACTTATCTGCACGCACGCATGTCTGTAATACGTATGTGTATGTACAGGTGTTTGGAAAGAATTTGTATAGGGGTGAGTGTGTTAGATATAGAGATGATGCACAGACACGTGCGGTtgttccaaaagttttagtgtgCTTCTGTGTGTAGATATGTACACGTGTAAGGCTTTTCCCATTTTAGCATGCATATATACAGCTCACACATGTTGGGACGTCTTAGTGTACATCTATTTGTACACATTTGTAAGGGTTGTTCAGAAATCCGTGTGTGGATGCATCCGTATGTATGGAGTATTCAAAAAGccttatgtgtatgtgtatgtacacagaTGCAATATACAGGGTGTTACGGTGTTTCAAAAGTCTTTATGTActtgtatgtgtgcatatacccAGCAtacccaaaattcccatttacttGTTTCTGTAAgtgtaaacatatattttatgtgcCTACATCTATACTGTTAAAAtcttaatgtatatatgtatatacagacacATAAAAATTCCATGAATTTTAGCATACTTGTATGTAAGTATATTTTTGTGTTCCCATATATAGGAGatgttccaaaaatcttagtgtatgcatatatacatacatatatgcacgatattccaaaagttttaatggatctgtgtgtatatgcatacatatataaacatgcagaTACATGTACTGGGTGTTCATAAAGTCTTCAAGTACTTATGTTTGTAGCTATACATATGCATAATCTTCTAAAGTCTTAagacacatgtatacatgtatatgcacacaagTTAATAACACAgaaatgtacatgtacatgtgtacagttgagagagagtgtgtgtattATGTTGTGGGGCAGCTaaattgggaagatctgagttcaaattcaacctcagattcAGGTAAGTCATTTAGTTTatgtttgcctcggttttcttttctttttctctctttttaaaattaaagcttttttattttcaaaacatacgcatggataattttttaacattaatccttgcaaaaccttgttccaatttacccccctctccccatcccctcccctagatttgCCTCGGTTTTCTAagaagtacttagcacagtgcttagtactgttcagttgtttcagttatgtctgattctttattgacccatttaggattttcttggcaaagatattgggatggtttgtcattattttctccaggtcactttacagatgaggatattgaggcaGAGAGGGGTGAGGTGACTCAGAGTATTGCAGCTAGTaagtgaggctggatttaaattcaagtcttctgagcCCAGGCCTGTCGTTTTaatcattgtgccatctagctgtagAGCCACTAATGCTTTAAATTATGCTGACTCTTGTGGCATTGTGTTTGAAGGAAAAGGTACccctttatatattatatttatatatatgtgtatgtgtgtgtgtatatatatatatatatatataatgtttatgtatgtgcacatgtatattatgtatatatgtgtatgcatgtatatatgtatatgcatgtatgcatgtattttaagttccttttccctctatttttgtatgttgtgtgtgtttgtgtatccATAACATCTAtttatgtatgtgcacatgtatattatgtatatatgtgtatgtatgtatatatgtatatgcatgtatgcatgtatttttaagttccttttccctctatttttgtatgttgtgtgtgtgtgtgtgtttgtgtatccATAACATCCATCTGTGCCCTGGGGCAAGTGCTATTCCATTGCTCAGAAGCAGATTGCTTTTTTATCCCAGGCCCTTTggcttccctcttctcttcttatgAGGCTGAGGGCTCTGGAGGAGCCTTGAACCCTCCTCATCAGCCCTATCCTTTGAAAGACAATACTAAGGATCCCAAGATTGAGGGCTTCATGGATCCTCAGGGATCATTGGGGTCTAATCCATGaatttgaaagatgagaaaactgaggttcccAAGAAAGGACCTGTCCTAAGAGTGGTCCCCAAATTCAGATAGAGACTCTAGTGCTGCATAAATGGACGTGAAATTTTGGCATCACGTGGCCTAGCAGGCCTGGATTTAGGAAATTCCCAGGTGACTGAAGGGGGTTTTTAAACTGGTATCCCTCCATGGATTTCAGGAGTCCGAtgaacttgaaattaaaaaaaagttagtttttttttccaccaaCCTCTAATTGcaaatttggcatttcctttgaGTATGAATAGAGACAACAAAACAatcattctgagaaagggtccatgcATTTCATCTGATGATCAAAGGGGTCTATGatacaaaaataatcaaatcCCTGCTAAAGGGAAAGTTGAAAGAGATTTTTCCCAGTTGAATCTGAAAACCACCCAGAGAAGAAAGTAACTTGGCCAGCATTAAGTTGGTGTAACTAGCTTAACTGAGAACTAGGCATGGCCTCTCTTACAGGGGAATCCCTAGTAAGTATCCAAGCCCTGTTTGCAGTTTCCCCATTAGTGAGTGCTATGAATAGTTCATCTAAAGCCCTAGAATgtctacttaaaaaaaagaaaaaaaaacggGACCATGAaatgtcatatttattttgtaaaaagcaAGCATACATGTTGtggtaaaataaaattcagtgatTGTAAGAATATTTGAAATTTCCAGGGAAAAATGTTAGATATGACAGTGGTTGAGGGATGGGGGAGGGTAGAGatttattttgcaattgaggGGCTGGGGTAGGTAAATGTTAAGTCTCCACATCCCAAAAGGAAGATTTTCCTTCCAGATATAAATTTCGTTGTGGCAGTTTACTTTATGCTTTCCAAAGTTTTTTGTGCTTGCTTAATTACTGCTTTTAAATCTGGGTTGGTACCTTTATTTAAGCTTCTCAACttaatgcaaacagtttatagaCAAGGATAAGCAACCATCTGgaagtgaggaggaagaagatgatgcAGAAGCTGCTTTGAAGAAAGAAGTCAGTGAGATTCAGGCTTCTACGGAATTGAGATTAAGACGATTCCAGTCATTGGAAAGTGGAGCAAATAATGTGGTCTTCATTAGAACACTTGGCATAGGTATGTGAGTCTTAGACATACTAATATAACAAATTTGCATTAATTCACCATATTGACCTGCATAGGAATATCCTAGTCCCAGAgtgtaaacatttaaaaaaaaaccaaaacaacccaCTTCATGACTTGAATATAATgacttatcatcatcatcacacatcatctttctagattttatttttcctcaaggCTAATGTCACTGTAGCagtgaaataatgagaaaatactgGTGGATGATACAAGtcttcaaaaacataaaaatgtttgcCAGTACATGAAAGTTTTTTCTGGCTTTCCCATTCCACTCATGTTTTCACCAAAATAATTGCAGTGATCTAGAGAAATAACATTTCTTAGGATAgtattcaaaatctttttaaaccTTAAGATCTCTGCTAAATTACCTGGTTGAGTTTAATAACAAGATATTAAGATGGTTtaggaaaaaattctaaaatatataagaattcatTGGGGGTTTtttcatagtaattttttttcttttttctgtgaaGAACCTGAGAAACTTGTTCATCATATCCTAAAGGATATGTATACAACTAAGAAGAAGAAAACACGGGTTATTCTGCGCATGTTGCCCATATCTGGAACATGCAAAGCTTTCTtagaagatatgaaaaaatatgctGAAACTTTCTTGGAACCTTGGTTTAAAGCACCAAATAAAGGGACATTCCAGATTATTTACAAAGCACGAAATAATAGTCACATGAGCAGAGAAGAAGTTATTAAAGAACTAGCAGGTATGTTTCAGGTAACATGGGGGCATGATAAAGCTGTGGGGTAGTAAGATGCTTTAGAAAGAGGTTTGGGGTTGAGGTCTGCCATTTCTTATTAATCTTGGACAAGATGGTTAACCTCTGGGTATGTTTCCTTATCTGGATAAGATATACTTATCTATAAGGTCTCTTGtcaggctaatttttttttttttatagtttttatttacaagttatatgcatgggtaattctacagcattgataattgccagaccttttgttccagttttttcccaccttccttccaccccctcccccagatggcaggttgaccaatacatgttaaatatgttaaagtataaattaaatacaatataagtatacatgtccgaACAgttaattttgctgtacaaaaagaatcggactttgaaatagtgtactattagcctgtgaaggaaatcaaaaatgcaggcggataaaaatatagggattggaaattctatgtaatggttcatagtcatctcccagagttctttttctgggtgtcaGGCTAATTCTTTAAATGCATCTATGATAGTTGGTCACATTGTTTTCAAGCTGTGAAGTATTTTCCCCTCCTGGAATGAGAGGTTTTACATATGGAATTAGTTGTTTATTGGATcatggatttaaagctggaaggaacctaaaGAGTTCATGGAAACTGgcttcctcattttactgatggttTTGGGGAAACAAAACCCCAAACTCGGCAACTGCGGttcagtgacttggccagggtctgTCACATAGTTGGTCATCATTTCTAAcatgagattcaaatccaggtctttgcAAGTCCAGCGCTTGTGTCCATCATAACAGGATGATTCTCTGATAAATCTgttaaaatgtctttaaaatacaTTGTAATGATCctgacctttatttttttttaagttatgttTTAGATTAATAaggttaaattattatttatattattagtattatgttacattatatatatattattattattattattaataaggtTAAAAGTTAAAACAAAGTTACATCAACAGGTATCTTTAGCGCCTCATCTGCATTGCTTTGCAGATCTGCAATGATTTTAAGGTTTATTTGAATATGTTATTCCCACAAATCAGAAATACAAAAgctggggagaaagggaggaactTAAGCCTGTCATGTTCACAGAGCCTAATGATCATCCTTCTCAGCCTAAATTCTTTGTTCATCTCTCTTGCAGGTATAGTGGGCTGCCTCAATCCTGAAAATAAAGTCGATCTTAGTAATCCCCAGTATACCATTGTGGTGGAAATCATTAAGGCTGTCTGCTGCCTGAGTGTTGTCAAAGATTACATGTTGTTCAGAAAATACAACCTTCAGGAAGTGGTCAAAACTAACAAAGAGGGGTCTCAGCCAAACCCTGGTCATGATGCACAagcaagaaatggaaacaaagcaAAACTGGAGTTTGGAGACACAGAAAAGGAGAATCTCAAGTCAAAAAAAAGTGACTctgcagaagaaaaaattaatccCAAGGTGATAGTAGAGGGTAGTAAAGAGGAGGAGTCACTTGGGGAAAGTGAGAAAGGAGCCAAATCTGAAAATGGAAGCCAAGTTATGGAAGGTtctaaatcaaatgaaagtgaccTGGTCTTGGAGAAAAATTAATCATTAGAGACAGAAACTAGTAAGAGAAAAGGCATATTCCAAAGATGGGGACAAAATAAGTTATCCAAGTTGAGAATATTGTTGTGTAATGAAGCTTGCCCTGGAGGTGTgtttaaagtttttcaaagttatgCAATGCCATATTTCACCAGTAGCTCTGCTGGTTGAATCAGTGGACAGAATAGTGTGGTCATCCCCCCAATAGGAAGTGATTAATTGGTTAAATTGTTTATTTACTTcccaaagcagtttttttttttttaaatcatctagaTTGGAAATAGTGGGGACAACATCCTAAAATTCTTAaatgaaagtaggattttagtttTTGGACCATTGTTTAAAAATAGGAAGATTAAACCTATTAGAACTTTTCATATATGAGCAAGGTTTAATTTAGAAATTGTTCAATTCTTAGAATGTCTTGCTTTTTCAGGATTTGTATGGAAtaacttgaaagaaaaatttatgcACATTTTTAACAGTATCATTTAGGAAATAGGGGGAAGATGTTTTTTATATAAAGTTTCAGCTGATTCCCAGcttcaaggaagaagatattTTAATGGTATAGATAAGATCATTTTCAGGATCCCTTGGAACTTAAAGATCTAAGTGTATAAAGACAGCCACATCCATCTTGTCTGTTCTTTGTCTAATTGATGCTATAAATTTGGATCCCTCTGTTAATTTTGAGAgctcatccagaaaaaaaaaatattatatatatacatatatatatatttttttttcattttcaagagtcttagttctttcatatttatttctgtgattttggCACTAACTGAATGCAGCATATTTTTCATAGGCAACTCTTACCTAAGTTAGTCATTGGTACTACATCAATCTTCATTGATAAACTGAATTAGTTCATATGAAGTgttgttttcagttttataaacTGTTTTCTCACATTGACATTTCACTTTTAAATGTTGAAATTCTATGGTGCAAATTGATTGGTTCTTTCACTTCATTGATAGGCTGAGATTATTTTACCCTATAGAAAAGAAGGTAAACTCTTTGTGTATCTTCAGGTAAAGTTTCATTAATGTTAATGCTAACTGTAATTTTTAAATGTCCTCAAGGCACAATTCTTTTCCTTATCATTTTGGTTAAATATTGGATTGTAACCCATTGCAAGATATTGTTTGATTTTCATTGATACTTTTTCAGAAATGCAAAAGTAAATTTCTCAACAGAAATAAGTgtttcctctgctttttttttggggtgggggaagggagatggGTAGAGGGGTATGCAGCATGTGGGAAGAGGGTGGAGCATGAACTAAGAACATCTTGATAGTGTAGTACAGAGAGCATtgagcctggagccaggaagatctgagttcaagtgtgCCAACCCCTATTTGTCTGacttcatcatttgtaaaatggggacacactgaagaaggaaatggcaaactactccatatctttgcccagaaaatttCATGGACAAaaaagatcacaaagaattggacacaattgaacaactcaacaacaataacaataaacaagAAGCATgaagagaaatgtaaatatttataaaactgggACGTTTTTCAGCTTAGTGTGATGGtgatctttgatttttaaaggctATAATTCCAGAGAATAAGCAAAATCTTAAACTGCCTGGGCTTTAAGTATGGACCCGGTAGTGGCCTAAGGTCTGTAGGCTAGCCTATTCAAGTGTGGAAATATGACTGTAaaggtaattcttttttttttccagttatatagtGACAGCCAAGGAGACTCTTGTAAATCATAGGAAAGTTGTGATCTGTATCAGGTGAAGGAatatcctctcctccctctcaaAGAAACCACACATTCTTAAAATGGGTATGAAATTGCATGGAAAATGAATCACTACATAAAAAGAATTAagtgcagaatttttttttaataaagccaagaatctttaaaaaacaaaattaacctCCCTTAGCCTGTTTTGTAAATAGGGATATTTTAATAGTGAATTTTCTTTAAAGCAAAATCATATCTGTTTTTGAAGTTCTATTACaagttataaaaatgaaactaggAGAACAATGTAGCCAAtgcttataattatttaaaagttagCTGAGGGTCagaactaggtggtgcagtggatagagcaccagccctgaagtcaggaagacctgagttcaaatttgccctcagacacttaacacttcccagctgcataatcctgggcaggtcacttaactccagttgcctcaggggggaaaaaattggCTGAATTTATATTCAGTTATTGGTCATGGAGGACAGATGATGATCTCCTGAAGAATATGGGGAATAGAATTAAGGTCACATAGTTGCTATATCTATTGGTTTTGATTATTTGATATAAATATTAAAGGCATTAGgaatcatttttaaagtattgctAAGTCCATTCTTTGGAACTAATGAGCTTCTAAAACTTGGATTAGACGctttaccaattaaaaaaaaaaaaaaaaaacaaatctgaccAAATATGGAAggacatgatttttttctctgaaattcttaCCAGCTAATAAGGAACATGACAGTTGAAGTACAGTTTCAATTTTTGGCTTTACAGTCTAAAGAGCacttatttcaatatatttttggaCTATcctagagctttaaaaaaaataacaagaatttaacatttaagaaaaaaatccccactaACATTATATAGTATTGTGCTTTGATAGTAACCAGTCACTAGAACATAATGATTAAGATTAGTAAGAAGCAGATGAAGATAAAACAAATGAAGAATGCTATGTAGGTCAACTAGAAGCATCTT of the Sarcophilus harrisii chromosome 1, mSarHar1.11, whole genome shotgun sequence genome contains:
- the THUMPD1 gene encoding THUMP domain-containing protein 1; protein product: MASAAEQLPQAGGVKRRGKAQYVQAKRARRGGGGGPRQLEPGLQGILITCNMNERKCVEEAYSLLNEYGDDLYGPEKFIDKDKQPSGSEEEEDDAEAALKKEVSEIQASTELRLRRFQSLESGANNVVFIRTLGIEPEKLVHHILKDMYTTKKKKTRVILRMLPISGTCKAFLEDMKKYAETFLEPWFKAPNKGTFQIIYKARNNSHMSREEVIKELAGIVGCLNPENKVDLSNPQYTIVVEIIKAVCCLSVVKDYMLFRKYNLQEVVKTNKEGSQPNPGHDAQARNGNKAKLEFGDTEKENLKSKKSDSAEEKINPKVIVEGSKEEESLGESEKGAKSENGSQVMEGSKSNESDLVLEKN